A window of Palaemon carinicauda isolate YSFRI2023 chromosome 27, ASM3689809v2, whole genome shotgun sequence contains these coding sequences:
- the LOC137620527 gene encoding CD63 antigen-like, which translates to MGCISKFTLFVTNFIVFGVGVAVVALASIVISKDNTYGVLLSEGTFSLPIIILIAGLVILLIGFLGCCGAMQKSSCMLYTYAIIVLIFLVAEIVLGIMMLVFSNQTEEVIVEGMDEVFKKYGQNDTVLNKAIDDAQHELQCCGVLNYTDWQTFPYGEQHNNNTVGDGCCKGNWTAGCGIGILDDPDIGSKIYTEGCYYVIKEDVQDAAIGLGVACLILAFVEAFSIGFACSLAKEV; encoded by the exons GGCGTTGGAGTAGCTGTGGTGGCACTGGCGTCTATAGTCATTTCCAAGGATAACACCTATGGAGTCCTATTGAGCGAAGGAACTTTCTCCCTGCCAATCATTATCCTCATCGCAGGACTCGTCATACTCCTTATAGGATTCTTGGGATGCTGTGGCGCTATGCAGAAGAGCTCCTGCATGCTTTACACG TACGCCATCATAGTGCTCATCTTCCTCGTGGCCGAGATAGTTTTGGGCATAATGATGTTGGTCTTCTCGAACCAGACTGAAGAAGTCATCGTAGAAGGCATGGACGAAGTCTTCAAGAAATACGGACAGAATGACACCGTTCTGAACAAGGCTATCGACGATGCCCAGCATGAA CTCCAGTGTTGTGGCGTCCTGAACTACACCGACTGGCAGACCTTCCCCTACGGAGAGCAGCACAACAACAACACCGTTGGAGATGGCTGCTGTAAAGGCAACTGGACCGCAGGATGTGGCATAGGCATCCTTGATGACCCAGATATCGGCTCCAAGATCTACACAGAGGGATGCTACTACGTCATTAAGGAGGACGTACAGGACGCTGCTATAGGGCTTGGGGTAGCTTGCCTTATCCTGGCCTTTGTGGag GCCTTCAGTATAGGCTTCGCCTGCAGTCTGGCAAAAGAAGTATAA